A section of the Bacilli bacterium genome encodes:
- a CDS encoding CBS domain-containing protein: MNIAFFLTPKQEVVTLSPDSTLRQALEKMEYHRYSAVPLVDEHGRYAGTITEGDLLWKLKNTPDLTFANAHQYTLRDVPQRMNNKTAQVDAEIEDLIGLAKVQNFVPVNDDKGVFIGIIKRSDIIDYCHKQLFR; the protein is encoded by the coding sequence ATGAATATCGCATTTTTCTTGACGCCAAAACAGGAGGTTGTCACATTGTCTCCGGACTCGACATTGCGCCAGGCGCTGGAAAAGATGGAATACCATCGCTATTCCGCCGTTCCGCTTGTCGACGAACACGGGCGCTATGCCGGCACGATAACGGAAGGCGATTTGTTGTGGAAATTGAAAAACACGCCCGATTTGACTTTTGCGAATGCGCATCAATATACGCTGCGGGATGTGCCACAGCGAATGAACAACAAGACGGCGCAAGTCGATGCGGAAATTGAGGATTTGATCGGTCTTGCCAAAGTGCAAAACTTTGTGCCGGTCAACGACGATAAAGGCGTTTTTATCGGCATCATCAAGCGCAGCGATATTATTGATTACTGCCACAAGCAGTTGTTTCGTTGA
- a CDS encoding Na+/H+ antiporter NhaC family protein: MHGSWVALIPFLLVIPISIWTKQVLPGLFIALLVGCYLKEPSFLGGIKQVLAYVDQNLVKSSNIRIIIFLYAFAGLVSMAKLTGGIKGFVHLISKKVKTKRSAMFLTWLTTMGTFSDPDFRIVTVAPIMKALRNRLKMSNQQVGFTIEVTSNPIVGLIPIATAFVGYMVSVIDMSLKENNIHEKAYTVYVQSIPFNFYSFAIIAIGIYYSFFKRAKAKNAKADNDQLNPNEQQGEEALNECTRAYEKDTPIKPWNLILPLVVVLVLTLFLSWWDGHTKAKSFFDAFLHSDALGVMLEALLIGIVIALAFYLAQRFPVGQLITHFLKGGNELMSVILMLALIWSVSAVSEDLGFSSYITEHVKGWIPHFFIAPVIFLLGGVISYFIGSSWGTWGLLMPLAVTLAHQADANILLVIGAVFASGTFGAFTSPLSDNSVTLCTIMDMPVIKYSRTKLLPSLIAAGISTVLFGVAAFLLK, encoded by the coding sequence GTGCACGGTTCATGGGTCGCATTGATCCCGTTTTTGCTGGTGATTCCCATCTCGATTTGGACAAAACAAGTGCTCCCCGGTTTGTTTATCGCGCTTCTGGTCGGATGTTATCTGAAAGAACCTTCGTTTCTAGGCGGCATCAAGCAAGTGTTAGCTTACGTTGACCAAAATTTGGTGAAGTCAAGCAATATCCGCATCATCATTTTCCTGTACGCTTTCGCCGGATTGGTCAGCATGGCCAAACTGACGGGGGGCATCAAAGGCTTTGTCCACCTGATCAGCAAAAAGGTCAAAACCAAAAGGAGCGCCATGTTTTTAACCTGGCTCACGACAATGGGGACGTTCAGCGATCCGGATTTTCGCATTGTTACCGTCGCCCCGATCATGAAGGCGTTGCGCAACCGGTTGAAGATGTCCAATCAACAGGTCGGGTTTACGATCGAAGTGACCTCCAATCCCATCGTCGGCTTGATCCCGATCGCCACCGCTTTTGTCGGCTACATGGTATCGGTAATCGACATGTCGCTCAAAGAAAACAACATTCATGAAAAAGCTTATACCGTCTATGTGCAAAGCATCCCCTTCAACTTTTATTCGTTTGCCATTATTGCGATCGGCATCTATTACAGTTTTTTCAAACGGGCAAAAGCGAAAAACGCAAAAGCGGACAATGATCAACTAAACCCGAACGAACAGCAGGGAGAGGAAGCGTTGAACGAGTGCACGCGCGCCTATGAGAAAGACACCCCGATCAAACCGTGGAATTTAATTTTGCCGCTCGTCGTTGTGCTGGTATTGACATTGTTTTTAAGCTGGTGGGACGGACACACGAAAGCTAAAAGCTTTTTCGACGCTTTTTTGCACAGCGATGCGCTGGGCGTCATGCTGGAGGCGCTGTTGATCGGGATTGTCATTGCGCTGGCCTTTTATTTGGCGCAACGATTTCCGGTCGGGCAGCTGATCACCCACTTTTTGAAAGGCGGCAATGAGCTGATGTCGGTCATCCTGATGCTTGCGCTCATTTGGTCGGTTTCCGCGGTTTCGGAAGATCTCGGCTTCTCCTCCTATATCACCGAACATGTAAAAGGATGGATCCCCCATTTCTTCATCGCTCCGGTCATTTTTTTGCTGGGCGGGGTGATTTCATATTTTATCGGATCCTCATGGGGAACATGGGGATTATTGATGCCGTTGGCGGTGACGCTCGCGCATCAGGCGGATGCCAATATCCTGCTGGTTATCGGCGCCGTGTTCGCCAGCGGAACGTTCGGCGCCTTTACTTCCCCTCTGAGCGACAATTCCGTCACGTTATGCACCATCATGGATATGCCGGTGATCAAATACTCG